ATTCCTGCCGGCGGCTCGGCGGTTGTTGAATTTGAACTTGATGTTCCCGGCAAGTATTTGCTCGTTGACCACAGTCTTGTGCGCGCCATAGATCGCGGCGCTCTTGCGGAACTTATCGTAGAAGGATCGGAACGCCCAGAACTTTTTGGATCCGTAAAGCCGTAATATTTCTTGTTGCCGTATTTATGAGAAAACGATACACACCCGCTCCGTTAAAGAAAGCTCTGCTGGCGGTTCTTGCGGTGGGGCTTTTGATAGGCGCCATCGTGTGGCTCAAGACGCAGAAGGGCGCGCCCTCTGTTTATGATACTTTTGCGCAGTGTCTTTCGGAGAAAAAGGCCGTAATGTATGGCGCGTATTGGTGTTCGCATTGCCGAGACCAGAAGGAGGCGTTCGGTTCGTCTTTCTCACATGTTTCATACATAGAATGCGCCACTCAGGGTTCATCTGCACAAACAAAGGTCTGCACGGATGCCGGCATAAAAGGATATCCGACATGGGTTTTCGCCGACGGCACAAGAATAGAAGGAGTCATGTCCTTTAAGACCTTAAGCGAAAAAACCTCTTGTCCTCTTCCATGAAATATCACCGCGCTATTTCGTTCCTGGCGGTTTTAGGAATCATTGTCTCCGGGTTATCGCTCTTCCATCACTATAGTCGGACTGCTTGGGCTTTTTGCAGTTTCGGGGGCGCCTTTAGCTGTGATTTGGTGAATCGCAGTATCTACGCAGAGGTCTTCGGCATTCCGGTAGCACTCATGGGTCTTTTGGGATATGGCGCGCTTCTGGGCGTTTCCCTTGCGCATAGCCATTATGATATGTCCCGGCTGCTTCTTGCGATGTCCCTTGCGGCTCTCGCGTTTTCGCTCTATCTGACGTATATTGAAGCATTTGTACTTGCGGTATGGTGTCTTTTGTGTTTGGCATCTCTTGCGCTGGCCATAGGCGTAACTCTTGCGTCCATTAAGCTCTATCAACAATCGTTTAAAAACTAATCATTTATTTTTTCTTTAGATGCCAATATAGTCTATGACTTATCGCATTCGAAAAGCGATCTCCCTCACCACGACCGTCACCACCACGTTGTGGATGACCGGCGCGGCATTTCTTATGCCCGTCGCATCCCACGCTGCGGTAACGATCAATGACGGCGATATCTTCCGCGCGTCCAACGACTACAAGGTGTACATCGCCAAGTATGTTGGCGGAAAGATGTTTAAGCGCTGGTTCGTCGGACCCCAAATGTTCGACTTCTACAGGCACTTGAGCTTTGCTGTCGTGAAAGTAGTGGACCCCTCGGTCGCAGCAAGCTACACGGAATCTAAACTCGTCCGCGTAGATGGCGACCAGAAAGTCTGGTACATCGGCAACGCAGTAGCTGGACAAGGCGCAGACAAGCAGTGGGTAACCTCGCTTGCGGCGTTCCAGGCTGCAGGATTTGACTGGGATGGTGTATACATCATCAACTCCGCGGAAGGCAACTGGTACAGCATG
This genomic stretch from bacterium harbors:
- a CDS encoding thioredoxin domain-containing protein; this encodes MRKRYTPAPLKKALLAVLAVGLLIGAIVWLKTQKGAPSVYDTFAQCLSEKKAVMYGAYWCSHCRDQKEAFGSSFSHVSYIECATQGSSAQTKVCTDAGIKGYPTWVFADGTRIEGVMSFKTLSEKTSCPLP
- a CDS encoding vitamin K epoxide reductase family protein, translating into MKYHRAISFLAVLGIIVSGLSLFHHYSRTAWAFCSFGGAFSCDLVNRSIYAEVFGIPVALMGLLGYGALLGVSLAHSHYDMSRLLLAMSLAALAFSLYLTYIEAFVLAVWCLLCLASLALAIGVTLASIKLYQQSFKN